A window of Candidatus Woesearchaeota archaeon genomic DNA:
GGATTCTATGCTCATTGACTGCAGTTCTTCCAGTTTCTTTCCCTTGAAAATAAATTCTTTCTTGACCATTTTTTGTTACCTTGTTTTTTAAAAAATAAAATTGTAAATTCTTTAGTTCTTCTTTCTCCTTCCTGTCCTTGAAGGCCTTATCTTTCCTACCTTTCTTCCCGGAGGAGCGTTCTTTGGAGCGATTGTCGGCTTGCCCTTGTGGTGCGAGCTTGAGCCTCCGAACGGGTGATTCACAGCATTCATTGAGATTCCGTGGATTCTTGGGTATCTCTTGTTTCTTGCATGCATTGCGAAATATCTTATTCCTGCCTTGAGCCACGGCTTTGAAACCTTTCCTGCTGCCGCGACATTTCCTATCATTGCCATGCACTTGCCGTTGAATATCTTCTCTTCTTTCGAAGGCATCTGCACCAGTATCTTGTTTCCGATTTTTGAAAGCACCTTTCCGTATGCCCCTGCTGCCCTGATGAGTTTTCCCCCGTCTCCGGGTATGAGCTCAAGATTGCAGATTATTGTTCCAGCAAGGATTTTTTCAAGGAGCATTGTGTTTCCTGTCCTTGCTTCCTCGCTGTTTACTGAAAGCATATCCCCTACTCTCACGCCTTCGGGCGCAACTATTAATGCTTCCTTGCCGTCAGCGTATCTCACTCTTAAAAGCGGAGCTGAGTGCCCCTGGGAGTGTAGCAATTCAATTATCATGCATGTTGTTGGCTCCCTTTCTCCGTATGCGCATTCTCCTGCATACCTGAAGCTTGGAGCTCGATATCTTCCGCTTCCCTTTCCTCTCTTCTGGCTTATAAGGTTCTTTCCCATTTTGTAACACTCACATTATTTACATTATGCCGAGCTGGGTTGCTATGTCAATTGCCGGCGTCTCTTTTGAAAGCCGGGCATACGCCTTCTTTCTCCCTTTCATGTCGCGAAGCATGTTGACTTTCTCAACCTTTACCTTGAACATTTTTTCAACAGCTTTCTTCACATCGCTGCTTTCTGCATCCCCCTCAACCACAAAGACGAGGATGTTGTCTGATTCCATCAGCCTTATCGCTTTCTCGTTTGACACCGGATATTTTATGACTTTTGAAGCATCCATCTTTCTCACTCAAACATTTTTTCCTTTTCAATTATCTCTATTGCCTTCTGCGTGAAGAGCGTGGCTCTTCCGGGAACAGCGCCCGGCG
This region includes:
- a CDS encoding 50S ribosomal protein L2 gives rise to the protein MGKNLISQKRGKGSGRYRAPSFRYAGECAYGEREPTTCMIIELLHSQGHSAPLLRVRYADGKEALIVAPEGVRVGDMLSVNSEEARTGNTMLLEKILAGTIICNLELIPGDGGKLIRAAGAYGKVLSKIGNKILVQMPSKEEKIFNGKCMAMIGNVAAAGKVSKPWLKAGIRYFAMHARNKRYPRIHGISMNAVNHPFGGSSSHHKGKPTIAPKNAPPGRKVGKIRPSRTGRRKKN
- a CDS encoding 50S ribosomal protein L23; this translates as MDASKVIKYPVSNEKAIRLMESDNILVFVVEGDAESSDVKKAVEKMFKVKVEKVNMLRDMKGRKKAYARLSKETPAIDIATQLGIM